In Lachancea thermotolerans CBS 6340 chromosome H complete sequence, a single genomic region encodes these proteins:
- the SPT21 gene encoding Spt21p (weakly similar to uniprot|P35209 Saccharomyces cerevisiae YMR179W SPT21 Protein required for normal transcription at several loci including HTA2-HTB2 and HHF2-HHT2 but not required at the other histone loci functionally related to Spt10p): MTTRMSLKVLYTVDKETNSYLTRSKAPVEARIESIPSPSNDGTQLRVGIVLLNDVLEQVCASSPELFSYGMDNSVDYNVYCRDICELDEPLVSFGLLSKLRGAAQQQSKNDVDDWPLVMGRVCSSFSAILRFQNIANTPPTQQTLEIKIRFSKVATANSSRRSSVSGNNVHTLAKKAPTTTTSMLGSRGTSKAAGEMAKPEAVTKRQTNPMPAPKAARTQSLPIWNQSKNNQFALPANSIAHKIYLADRAAKDTASSVKAREEKKPVVYQINSLQQDNTIQKTKVDDSVSKRFDFITKKKGKMAKPSIKKPVAKPKSSVKKVRRDSVVQASTPLPREAQTSSMINKNDALEEFKLLNDDVLVQQLLDRQKLKPTDFFELDQEKGDDSENKENIPPRPVPLSSRFEDLIGMDIPSFKTPSDSEKTGSVPRSDDTLEWFNDLFGSPIGNQKTVTPTKDPLTCNTLPIEDDEQDPSKALTSDIDRTSPMDTLSMPLYELEHKKESKGSEPVPSCKEQLRRLPILTKNSHSGHQDDVRDADSTTPVVLGYSTSPKSNNNELAAGQKRPAPVPSSPADDEDYMDEYMQERRRKRKTMPSSPTSMFPYREQDGEDEHSMTNDEFSIHERPCRDDANSTPATQYRSSDVENMKHGEESSAETKQNEFLHI; this comes from the coding sequence ATGACCACCAGAATGTCGCTGAAGGTGCTCTACACCGTGGATAAGGAGACCAATTCATACCTGACGAGAAGCAAAGCACCTGTAGAAGCACGCATAGAGAGCATTCCGAGCCCGAGCAACGACGGTACACAGCTCCGGGTGGGCATCGTACTCCTGAACGACGTGCTGGAGCAGGTTTGCGCGTCGTCGCcggagctcttcagctaCGGTATGGACAACAGCGTGGACTACAACGTGTACTGCCGCGACATCTGCGAGCTGGACGAGCCGCTGGTAAGCTTCGGGCTTCTGTCCAAGCTCCGCGGCGCggcgcagcagcagtcCAAAAACGACGTGGACGACTGGCCGCTAGTTATGGGCCGCGTGTGCTCGAGCTTCTCTGCAATCCTGCGGTTCCAGAACATTGCCAACACACCTCCTACACAGCAGACACTCGAAATCAAAATTCGGTTCTCTAAGGTGGCCACCGCCAACTCGTCTCGCAGGTCGAGCGTCTCCGGGAATAACGTACATACCCTGGCCAAGAAAGCGCCTACCACCACTACAAGCATGCTCGGCAGCAGAGGGACCTCGAAAGCGGCGGGCGAGATGGCAAAGCCTGAGGCCGTCACCAAAAGGCAGACAAATCCTATGCCAGCGCCAAAAGCCGCCAGAACTCAGTCGTTGCCCATCTGGAACCAAAGCAAAAACAACCAGTTTGCGCTGCCTGCGAACTCCATTGCACACAAGATCTACCTTGCAGACAGAGCCGCAAAAGATACTGCTTCTAGCGTGAAGGCTAGggaagagaaaaagcctGTAGTCTACCAAATCAACAGTCTTCAGCAAGATAACACAATCCAGAAAACCAAAGTGGATGACTCAGTAAGTAAGCGTTTCGACTTCATcacgaagaaaaagggGAAGATGGCGAAGCCTAGCATAAAAAAACCAGTTGCGAAGCCAAAATCCTCAGTTAAAAAGGTTAGAAGGGATAGCGTCGTCCAAGCCAGCACACCTCTGCCGCGGGAGGcacaaacttcttcaatgatAAACAAAAATGACGCGCTAGAAGAATttaagcttctcaatgacGACGTGCTGGTCCAACAGCTTCTCGATAggcaaaagctcaagccTACAgacttctttgagcttgacCAAGAAAAGGGTGATGACTctgagaacaaagaaaacattcCCCCTCGCCCAGTTCCTCTCTCGTCTCGATTCGAGGACCTGATAGGCATGGATATCCCATCTTTTAAGACGCCAAGTGATTCAGAAAAGACAGGTAGTGTTCCAAGAAGCGACGACACGCTTGAGTGGTTCAACGATCTTTTTGGCTCACCAATTGGGAATCAAAAGACAGTTACGCCTACCAAAGACCCTCTTACGTGCAATACTCTGCCcattgaagatgatgagcaAGACCCCAGCAAAGCGCTTACCAGCGATATTGACAGGACTTCGCCCATGGACACACTTTCAATGCCACTTTACGAGTTGGAACACAAGAAGGAATCTAAAGGCTCTGAGCCAGTTCCCTCATGTAAGGAGCAGCTCAGGCGTCTACCAATTCTTACGAAGAACTCGCATAGCGGCCACCAGGATGATGTCCGTGACGCTGATAGCACTACACCGGTCGTCTTAGGGTACTCGACATCACCCAAGTCTAACAACAACGAGCTGGCAGCTGGCCAAAAGAGGCCTGCTCCAGTTCCATCATCGCCAGCAGACGACGAAGACTATATGGACGAGTACATGCAAGAAAGGCGCAGAAAGCGTAAAACAATGCCGTCCTCTCCCACATCGATGTTTCCTTACCGGGAGCAAGATGGGGAAGACGAGCATTCGATGACCAACGACGAGTTTTCGATTCACGAAAGGCCTTGTCGCGACGACGCAAACTCCACACCTGCTACTCAATACAGGTCGAGTGACGTCGAAAACATGAAGcatggagaagaaagctccGCAGAGACGAAACAAAATGAGTTTCTACATATTTAG